A genomic window from Passer domesticus isolate bPasDom1 chromosome Z, bPasDom1.hap1, whole genome shotgun sequence includes:
- the IER3IP1 gene encoding immediate early response 3-interacting protein 1 yields the protein MAFTLYSLLQASLLIVNAVAVLHEERFLRHVGWGSDQGIGGFGEEPGIKAQLTNLIRSIRTVMRVPLIALNSITIVLLLLFG from the exons ATGGCCTTCACGCTCTACTCGCTGCTGCAGGCCTCCCTCCTCATCGTCAATGCCGTGGCCGTGCTGCACGAGGAGCGCTTTCTCCGCCACG TTGGCTGGGGAAGCGATCAAGGGATTGGAGGATTTGGAGAGGAACCAGGAATTAAAGCACAGCTGACAAACCTCATTCGATCGATACGAACCGTTATGAGAG TGCCATTAATAGCCCTGAACTCCATCACGATTGTTCTCCTCCTGCTGTTCGGCTGA
- the HDHD2 gene encoding haloacid dehalogenase-like hydrolase domain-containing protein 2: protein MAARRALKAVLVDLNGTLHVEDSAVPGAQEALKRLRSAPVTVRFVTNTTKESKRDLLERLTGLGFDIAEHEIFTSLTAARNLLEQQQVRPLLLVDDKALPDFTGIGTDNPNAVVVGLAPEHFHYEMMNRAFRLILDGAPLIAIHKARYFKKKDGLCLGPGPFVTGLEYATDTKATVVGKPEKTFFLEALRGTDCAPEEAVMIGDDCRDDVGGAQQAGMRGILVRTGKYRPADEDKISPAPYLTCENFPEAVEHILKQML, encoded by the exons ATGGCGGCGCGGCGCGCGCTGAAGGCCGTGCTGGTGGATCTCAATGGCACCCTCCACGTCGAGGACTCGGCCGTGCCCGGCGCCCAGGAGGCCCTCAAAAG gCTGCGCAGTGCCCCAGTGACCGTCCGGTTTGTGACCAACACCACCAAGGAGAGCAAGAGGGACCTGCTGGAGAGGCTGACGGGGCTGGGCTTCGACATCGCCGAGCACGAGATCTTCACCTCCCTGACAGCAGCCAGGaacctcctggagcagcagcaggtgcgGCCCCTGCTCCTGGTGGACGACAAGGCCCTGCCTGACTTCACAG GGATTGGCACGGATAACCCCAATGCTGTGGTGGTGGGACTGGCTCCTGAGCACTTCCACTACGAGATGATGAACAGAGCCTTTCG GTTGATTCTGGATGGGGCGCCTCTCATAGCGATCCACAAAGCCCGGTATTTcaagaagaaggatggcctttgcCTGGGACCTGGGCCTTTTGTGACAGGGCTGGAGTATGCAACAGACACCAAAGCCACCGTGGTGGGGAAGCCAGAGAAGACCTTCTTCCTGGAGGCTCTGCGGGGCACTGACTGTGCCCCCGAGGAGGCTGTCATGATTGGAGAT gaCTGCAGGGATGATGTTGGTGgtgcccagcaggcaggcaTGCGTGGGATTTTGGTAAGGACGG GTAAATACCGTCCAGCAGATGAAGACAAAATCAGCCCGGCTCCCTACTTAACCTGTGAGAATTTCCCAGAGGCAGTGGAACATATCCTGAAGCAGATGTTGTGA